AAGTCTTCGAGATAATTGAAAACATGTACAGGTTCGGCGGACCTGGTGTTCCTGTAGGCGGATGCAAAGGAATAATCGACGCCCTTGAGAATGTAATTGCCGCACACGGCGGAAAGATCCATACCAGAGCCGAGGTTTCAAAAATCCTTCTGGAGAATGGTAAAGCTGCAGGTGTGCTTGTTGGCGAGGAAGCTCATAAAGCCGACCTGATAATCAGCAATCTCGGGCATGTTGCAACAGCCTGCCTTTGCGGGGAGGCACTTTCAGGAGATAAAAACTCAGAATACCTGAAACAGCTTGAGACCCTGAGACCCTCTGCCGGCATAAAGATCTGTCTTGCTGCAGATGAGCCGCTTGTAGGGCATTCCGGCGTCCTTCTCACCCCATATGCGAGAAGAATAAATGGGATAAATGAGGTTACCCAGGTTGATCCGAGACTTGCTCCACCAGGCAAGCACCTTGTGATGTCTCATCAGTACGTAGCCCCTGAGAATATAAAAAATCTCGAGGCTGAAATCGAATTAGGACTTCAGGATCTTAAGGAAATCTTCCCTGATAAGAGATACGAAGTTCTGCTTATCCAGTCATACCATGACAGCTGGCCGGTAAACAGGGCAGCGTCAGGTACTGATCCTGGTAATGAAACCCCGATTCCAGGGCTCTATGTCGTGGGGGATGGAGCCAAAGGAAGGGGGGGTATAGAAGTCGAAGGCGTGGCTCTCGGCGTGGCTGCAACCATGAAAAAAATTCTTGGTTAAACAAATTCAGCAGGTGTTCTATCATTCCACCGAAAAATCCCGATTTTGTAACTTACTCGAAAAACGTCTTTATCCCTGTAACCAATATATGCAGGAACCGCTGCGGGTACTGCGGCTTTCGGCGGGAACCCGGGCAACCGGACGCCAGGCTCATGAAACCTGAAGAAATTCTTCCCATACTTGAGAATGGGGTAAAGGCGGGGTGCACTGAAGCCCTTTTCACCTTTGGCGAGCTTCCAGAAGAGGTGCCGGAGTATAGAAGGTGGCTAAAAGAACTTGGCTATTCTTCTACTCTTGAATACCTTCTCTTTCTCTGTGAAGCTGCGATCGATATTGGAATTCTTCCTCATACGAATGCGGGTATCATGACGCGCTCAGAGCTTAAGGCTCTAAAGCCTTTGAATGCAAGCATGGGGTTGATGCTTGAGAGCACGGCAGCTCTCGATGCACATAAAGACTGCCCTGGCAAACTTCCCGAACTCAGGCTTGAAACTATCCGGGAAGCCGGAAAGCTCAGAATCCCTTATACTACCGGCATTCTTGTAGGGATCGGGGAGAGAAGAGAAGACAGAATTGAGTCGCTTGAGGCTATTGCAGGTCTTCACAGGGAATACGGGCATATCCAGGAGGTTATTATCCAGAATTTTACCCCAAAATCCGGAACACATATGGAAAACTTTCCAGAACCTGCAGTAGAGGAAATGGTTGATACTATATGCCTTGCCAGGCAGATCCTTCCTCCTGACGTGGCAGTGCAGGTTGCCCCAAACCTTATAGACCCTAAGGCTCTTATCGCAAAAGGGGTTAGTGACCTTGGAGGTATATCCCCACTGACAATTGACTGGATTAATCCTGAAGCCGAATGGCCGGATGTAAAGGACTTGAAAATGAAACTCGAACCAGTTCAGCTCAGGGAACGCCTGCCGATTTACCCCCAGTATGTGAAAAGAGGGTGGTATTCAGACAGGTTAAGCGGGCTGATAGCACAGCTTTCGGACTCGGAGGGTTACAGGAAACAGCCCTGAAAAGGGCATGCGGAGAATTAGAAAAATGAACAGTAAAATTCCCGAAGACCTTATAGAACGCGTATATCAGGGGAAGAGCACAAAAGAAGACGGGCTTCTACTCCTTGAGGTACCTCCTTTCGAGCTCTTCAGGTTTGCGGATGAACTCCGCTCCCTTACGGCAGGGGATACGGTTACTTACGTCGTAAACAGAAATATTAACTTTACCAGCCGCTGTGTGGGAACCTGCGGGTTCTGCGCATTTAGGACGAATAACGGCAAAGTTCTGACCCTTGAAGAAATAATGGAAAAAGTAAGGGAGGCGGCACAGGCAAATGCTACTGAAGTCTGCATCCAGGGAGGACTTCTGCCTGACGCTGGTATTGACTTTTATCTCGGGATTGTAGAAGCCATAAAAGCCGAATTCCCTGATATGCATATCCATTCCTTTTCACCGATGGAGGTTTACCATGCTTCCCGTGTCAGCGGAATTTCTGTAAAAGAAGCCCTGCTACAACTTAAAAAAAGCGGGCTTGACACCATGCCCGGCACGGCAGCTGAAATTCTTTCGGACAGGGTAAGGGAGATTATCTGCCCTTCAAAAATCAAAACCTCGGAATGGATAGAGGTGGTTACCCAGGCACATGCCGCGGGCATTCCTACGACTGCAACGATGATGTATGGGCATGTTGAAACCCTTGAAGAAAGAATAGAACATATATTGATCGTCAGGGAAATCCAGAAAGAAACAGGCGGAATTACGGAATTTGTACCCCTACCTTTTATGCCTTATAACAATCCTGTAGGGGAGAAATTAATGAGAGAAGGTAGATACGCCACGCCTGGTCTTGAGGATCTTAAGAATTATGCTGTTTCCCGTATTCTTCTCCACGGGTATGTAGACAATATTCAGGCAAGCTGGGTGAAGTTAGGGAAAAAACTTGCGCAGTTTGCTCTTCATTGTGGGGTTAACGATCTTGGGGGTACCCTTATGGAGGAAAGTATTTCAAGGTCTGCAGGAGCCTCTAATGGAGAAGCGATATCTGTAGAAGAACTCGAGTGGATGATTTATGGAGCTGGGAGAGTTCCAAAAGAAAGAACCACTCTGTACGGAAGAGTGAATGAGCTGATTTCGGGAAATCCGAGGCGATCAGGGTTCAGAGTCTCAGAGTGAACCTATCTAGGGATAGATATATCAGATAAACAGGAATGATCGGGATGTACATGAGAAAGCAGGCAGCAATTCCTGAGGATGTCCTTGAGAGGATATATCAGGGAAACTGCACAAAAGAGGATGCACTTCTCCTGCTTGAAGGAAGCCCATTCGAGTTATTCGAACTTGCCGATAGCCTTCGGGCCAGTACCACAGGTGATATTGTTAGTTATATCACGAACAGAAATATTTATATTACAAATAAATGCGCAGGAAATTGCGGATTTTGCGCTTACAGGACAGAAAAAGGGTATATACTGAGCGTGGAAGAAATCCTGAAAAAGGTGAGTGAAGCCTGGAAAGCCGGAGTTGTTGAGGTTTGCATCCAGGGAGGGTATATTCCGGAAATCGATATGGAATTCTACCTGGAGATTGTAGAGTCAATAAAAGCTGAATATCCAGAACTCTGTATTCATGCCTTTTCCCCTATGGAAATACACTACGCGTCAGAAATCTCAGGCATGTCCGTAAAAGAGGCTCTTCGTAAGCTTAAAAAAAGCGGGCTTGATTCCCTTACCGGAACTTCAGCTGAAATTCTTTCCGACAGGGTGAGAAATATAATCTGTCCCGAAAAAATCAGTGCACAGCAGTGGATCGATATTATAAAGACCGCACATAAAACCGGAATTTCTACAAATGCAACTATTATGTACGGACATGTTGAAACAATCGAAGAGCGTCTTGATCATGTTTTTACTATCCGCGAAATACAGAAAGAGACCGGTGGATTTTCAGAGTTTATCCCAATGTCCTTTTTGCCCTATAATAACAGGATAGGGGAGAAGATGCTAGCATCTGGAAAATTCGCAAGCACAGGGCTTGAAGACTTGCAGCTCATTGCCATTTCTCGCGTAATCCTGCACACCTACATAAATAATATTCAGGCAACCTGGGTTAAACTCGGGAAAAAGCTTGCTCAGTTTGCCCTCGAATGCGGAGCTAATGATCTAGGAGGCACGCTTATGGAAGACCAGATTTCAACCGCATCTGGAGGGAATCACGGAGAATACATGTCTCCTGCCGAGTTCGAATGGATGATAAAAGGGGCAGGAAAGATCCCTGTACAGAGAGATACCCTTTACCGGAAAGTGGAACCAGGTTTCCCGAATAGAGCAGGCTCATTGCCAGCTTGCGGAAAGGCAAAGATAAGCAGTAAAGAGTAACTACTCTAGCCTACAGCGTTAGAGGCTTGAATTCAGTTTAGACAGAATTGTAGCCCCCAATTTCCAATTCGGTCTCTTCCATGTGATTTGACTATATCAAATAAATCAGAGCCGCTGAGATTCCTGCAAGCTGAACTAACAGAAAAATCAATGAACTTTTTCGGGCTGCAGGGGTTTAATTATCTAAATTTCAATAAATTATGTTTAATATTCATGTATTTATGTTCCAATCATATTTTCAGGAGTTCCGATGAAAGCTGTAATCCCCTATAAAAAAGCCGGTGCAAAATCCAGATTATCGCCTGTCCTGAGTCTGGAAGAAAGAGAAGAACTTGTGGAACTGATGTTGAATCAGGTAATAGATACCCTTAAGGAAGCCGGAATAGAGACAATTGATATTCTCAGTCCTTCGATGTATGGACTTGAGAACATGACGAAAGCCACTGTGATTCTGGATAGAAATGATCTCAATGAGGCTCTTAACTTGTATCTGGAGCAGGCTGAAGAGCCGGTTATGATTGTTATGGCTGATCTTCCTCTTCTGTCTCCAGATCATGTTAAAGGGATAATTTCAACTGAAGGAGACGTTTGCATCGTCCCGGGAAAAGGTGGAGGCACAAATGTATTGTTTATCAAAAATCCTTCTGATTACAGGGTCAGGTACTACGGTTCGAGTTTCCTGACTCATTGTTCGATTGCAGAAGAAGCAGGGCAGAATGTTGAGATTTACGACTCTTTCCTTGCAGGTATAGATATAGATGAGCCTGAAGACCTGGTAGAACTGCTTATACATGGAAGCGGGGCTTCGAAAGAGTATATTAGCAAAAAATTCAGGCTTGAGATTAGCAGAGGAAGAGTAAGGCTGGCTCCAATATGAGATTAGCAGGGGCAGTTCTCAAATAATTGGAAAAGCAGAAAGGTTATATGAAATTTGAAATAAACTGTTATGGGGTAAATAACCTGACTAGCTTTAATTTGGAAATCTTGTATTGAAATCTTATATTAAAAATTTCCATTGAAACCTTATATTAAAAACTTAGAAACCTTATATTAAAAACTTAGAAACCTTATATTAAAAACTTTATATTACGAATCTTTATATTAGAATCTTTATGTTCAAACTTTATGCTCAAATTTTGTATTCAAATCTTATATTAGAAAAGTTACGCTAGGACTAAAAAACTACGTATCGAATTTTTCAACCTGGCTTCAGATCAAAAGTTATAAATATAATTTACTATTTGGTTTGAAATTGAATAATATGGAAACAAACTAATAGTCTGAGCTTTAAGCATTCAGGTAAGTGACCTGCAAACAAATCTAGCTTGTCTTCCAGAAGTGTGTATTTATATGTAGGAAAAAACTTTGACACTCGGAAGTTAAAAGTCGGAAGTTAAAAATGTTCAGATATGGTAGTTTTAATCAACAAAAAATATATGGTAGAGGACTGCT
The Methanosarcina thermophila TM-1 genome window above contains:
- the cofG gene encoding 7,8-didemethyl-8-hydroxy-5-deazariboflavin synthase CofG encodes the protein MPPKNPDFVTYSKNVFIPVTNICRNRCGYCGFRREPGQPDARLMKPEEILPILENGVKAGCTEALFTFGELPEEVPEYRRWLKELGYSSTLEYLLFLCEAAIDIGILPHTNAGIMTRSELKALKPLNASMGLMLESTAALDAHKDCPGKLPELRLETIREAGKLRIPYTTGILVGIGERREDRIESLEAIAGLHREYGHIQEVIIQNFTPKSGTHMENFPEPAVEEMVDTICLARQILPPDVAVQVAPNLIDPKALIAKGVSDLGGISPLTIDWINPEAEWPDVKDLKMKLEPVQLRERLPIYPQYVKRGWYSDRLSGLIAQLSDSEGYRKQP
- the cofH gene encoding 5-amino-6-(D-ribitylamino)uracil--L-tyrosine 4-hydroxyphenyl transferase CofH, with the translated sequence MNSKIPEDLIERVYQGKSTKEDGLLLLEVPPFELFRFADELRSLTAGDTVTYVVNRNINFTSRCVGTCGFCAFRTNNGKVLTLEEIMEKVREAAQANATEVCIQGGLLPDAGIDFYLGIVEAIKAEFPDMHIHSFSPMEVYHASRVSGISVKEALLQLKKSGLDTMPGTAAEILSDRVREIICPSKIKTSEWIEVVTQAHAAGIPTTATMMYGHVETLEERIEHILIVREIQKETGGITEFVPLPFMPYNNPVGEKLMREGRYATPGLEDLKNYAVSRILLHGYVDNIQASWVKLGKKLAQFALHCGVNDLGGTLMEESISRSAGASNGEAISVEELEWMIYGAGRVPKERTTLYGRVNELISGNPRRSGFRVSE
- a CDS encoding phytoene desaturase family protein gives rise to the protein MKAIVIGAGLGGLLSAARLSKAGYQVEVYERLPITGGRFTNLSYKGFQLSSGALHILPHGPTGPLAQFLREVGADVEIVRSDTTTVRVPLKKDSPDYSEGFRDIPFSDFPTLLSHKDRLKIALLTVSTRKNRPTGSTLQAWLRSQIKDEWLVKFADSFCGWALSLRSDEVPVEEVFEIIENMYRFGGPGVPVGGCKGIIDALENVIAAHGGKIHTRAEVSKILLENGKAAGVLVGEEAHKADLIISNLGHVATACLCGEALSGDKNSEYLKQLETLRPSAGIKICLAADEPLVGHSGVLLTPYARRINGINEVTQVDPRLAPPGKHLVMSHQYVAPENIKNLEAEIELGLQDLKEIFPDKRYEVLLIQSYHDSWPVNRAASGTDPGNETPIPGLYVVGDGAKGRGGIEVEGVALGVAATMKKILG
- the cofC gene encoding 2-phospho-L-lactate guanylyltransferase, coding for MKAVIPYKKAGAKSRLSPVLSLEEREELVELMLNQVIDTLKEAGIETIDILSPSMYGLENMTKATVILDRNDLNEALNLYLEQAEEPVMIVMADLPLLSPDHVKGIISTEGDVCIVPGKGGGTNVLFIKNPSDYRVRYYGSSFLTHCSIAEEAGQNVEIYDSFLAGIDIDEPEDLVELLIHGSGASKEYISKKFRLEISRGRVRLAPI
- the cofH gene encoding 5-amino-6-(D-ribitylamino)uracil--L-tyrosine 4-hydroxyphenyl transferase CofH, whose amino-acid sequence is MYMRKQAAIPEDVLERIYQGNCTKEDALLLLEGSPFELFELADSLRASTTGDIVSYITNRNIYITNKCAGNCGFCAYRTEKGYILSVEEILKKVSEAWKAGVVEVCIQGGYIPEIDMEFYLEIVESIKAEYPELCIHAFSPMEIHYASEISGMSVKEALRKLKKSGLDSLTGTSAEILSDRVRNIICPEKISAQQWIDIIKTAHKTGISTNATIMYGHVETIEERLDHVFTIREIQKETGGFSEFIPMSFLPYNNRIGEKMLASGKFASTGLEDLQLIAISRVILHTYINNIQATWVKLGKKLAQFALECGANDLGGTLMEDQISTASGGNHGEYMSPAEFEWMIKGAGKIPVQRDTLYRKVEPGFPNRAGSLPACGKAKISSKE